The following coding sequences lie in one Rickettsiella endosymbiont of Rhagonycha lignosa genomic window:
- the sdhD gene encoding succinate dehydrogenase, hydrophobic membrane anchor protein translates to MVKKLTNVTSLSGNGLRDWLIQRTTSVILAVYIIFLLGFILCHQSLDYVTWQNLFSHIGMRLFSSLFLLSLFWHAWIGMWTIVTDYIKSASLRLITQLIIIIALFLYFVWGLVIFWGTI, encoded by the coding sequence ATGGTAAAAAAATTAACTAATGTAACCAGTCTTAGCGGTAATGGGTTACGTGATTGGTTAATCCAGCGTACCACATCGGTGATTTTGGCAGTCTATATTATTTTTTTATTGGGATTTATTCTTTGTCATCAATCATTAGATTATGTCACCTGGCAGAACTTATTTAGTCATATAGGTATGCGTTTGTTTAGTAGCTTATTTTTATTGAGTTTATTTTGGCATGCCTGGATTGGCATGTGGACGATAGTGACGGACTATATTAAATCAGCGAGTTTACGTTTAATCACTCAACTCATTATTATCATTGCGCTATTCCTCTATTTTGTTTGGGGTTTAGTTATTTTCTGGGGCACAATCTAA